The Zalophus californianus isolate mZalCal1 chromosome X, mZalCal1.pri.v2, whole genome shotgun sequence genomic interval GTAATGGGAGATGATCTGGAAAGACCCAGAGCTGCTTCACTTAGGCCTCTCAAAGAACTGGAATGGATTACAAGCTGTTCTAACTGGATAGGATTTGAACAAGGATCACCACTTCCTTGTACACTCCTTTTAgacacatgcaacacacataatGCATCCTGCACATACAGGCAGGAGACAATATGCATATAAAGCAAACATCTCCCACACATTATCTTGGTCAATATATTTGACGTAATGACTATGATGAAATTATCTTAACATTAAAGTATTTACTCTGCCGGGTAATGCAGTAAAACCGTCACACACGTGATTGTACTTAAAAGTCATGACAATCCTATGGAAAGAGATTTTCGTTTTACTATAAGGAAATCGAGGTTTAGAAAACATTAACTTTCCCAAGATGAAAGGGGTAGAAAATGGCAGAGTCCAGATGTAAATCAAGAAGTTTCTGACCCCAGGCCCCATGTCCTTAACGATTAAACCACATTGCCTCCATAGGGAATTAACAACAGTGTCCAAACCATAAGATTGTTGTGATGGTTAAATATATGTGATATGCTTAGCACATTGTCTGACATAGAACACACATCCTATTAATGTTAGCATTTTAGTGCacagaatatttaccaaaaatttCCACAGTAAACACCATTATTTATCAATATCAAACaccaatatttataattataagaaaataatgttgtattatttaaacattatttataataacacaCACCTAAACTCCTTTTGTTTGCTACCATCTAGAAATATGTGTGACTTTTGTGATGGAATCTCTATGGAACGACTGATGAGAAGAGATAGCAACTACAGACTGTTACACCTCCTGCCCAGTAGGCtacaaaaatgaagtatttgcaCCTGGCATACTCCTGTCATCTTCTAAGGAGCCATCTACATAAACAGGAGTAGGCGGAGCTTAAGCACTAAATGACCCATGAAGTACATAATGTACATATCAATTTTATTTGACAATTGCGGCTTGCATCCTTTTGCTTTGACCCAAAGATACATTTGTAGACAGAGGACAGTTCTGAAAACTTCTTTATGTTCCATCAGTTTCACCGAAAGTGGTCAAATTTACCACTTGTTTGTTTTCCGCCCAGCTTTCCTATTTCTATCTACCAATCCAAATGAGAACTTCTACTAAATACTTTATCATGGCTTCTATATGAGAGGAGCCATCTCTCCCTGATTTTCTGGAACATTCCGGATTTGAAACTGTCCCAATGTTAGGCTGGGATTCCGAATTTGGTTGGAAGCATTGGCCCTGTAGACGTGATGCACGAAGCTCTATGCGGAGAGCCGTGCCTCACAGGCTGGTGTCCCGTCTGCTTTATAGGACTGGATCTGCACTGACTCCAATGATCCTTGATTGTGGCTTTTTGTAATTTTGCAAATACTTCACTAAATGTTCTGTCACTCTTAATGGAATTCTAAGTTTCGCGGttgagttggggtggggaggaagatgacgtctttggtttatatattttgacATTAAATCAAAGGAGATCTCTCTTTTCATCAAacaatttaattttgatattactcattcctttcattttatgtaattaGATAATCTCTAACTCTAGGTATTGCCTAGGAACCTGCCCATTGTTACCTCTCTTCTTCTACTTGGGAAGTATTTTAATTGTAGAAACATCGTGAAGAGCATTTCTAGTGACACAATAGAATCCACCGCACCCCAATTTCTAGTCCAAATGGCATAAGCCAAAATTAAATGTTATGTAGGGATTCCTGGAAGAAAGCATCAGATAACCAAACACTATGAGCaaaaaattgatttattatatatattctctattaATTCATAATAGCTTCTTGGATCTTAAATGTCTTCTTTGCTATTTCCAATgcttaaaaattgtaattttaaaacataagtactgttttatatacattgtgatttctttctctctctctttctcttttaacttcTAAGCATGAATGATATGGTCTCCAAGTATCCACTTGGGAGGGAAAGGGGATAGGATTCATTGTTTTGCTCTAACACGGTAGAATTTAAAACTTCACATCATATACCTGGAGTTTCAACTATATGAAAAATAGCCAAATGTCATCACTTTCttggatatttctttttcatgtatatatatgtataatataaacaGAATATGTCTGATTAGTACATTTCAACATTTCATCAGTGTGACTTTTATCtcctattttatataaaataaaatatacagagagaagaaaggagacatCTGTTCATCGTACACATAAAGTAAATAAACGTTCATGTATGGCTTTGCAAAGGTAGATTATGATGTGACTttcatactttatttatttaaaagcatcTTGAGAGAACGCATTAGTGTGCTTACGAGGGCGGCCATGGTGGTTGAATGTCGCGCCGAGAGTCCAACATTAGGATCCCCACTGGTCTTTCCAGTGGCTGCCTCTGCAGCTTTCAGGAGACAAATGTAGTTTATGACCACTTCATTGATCTTCGCTACGATTTCCTGCCGCTGTGTTTCTGAGTTCACGACCTTCACTAATCGCATGCAAGCTTCCGTTAGGCAACAGAGCACTTGAAAGCTGGAAGTCATAGCTAGGAGCATCTCCTCTGGGCTTTTCTCGGCCATTGCCAGTTTCCTACAGGCACTTCCCAACTGTCTGGACTCGATGGACAACAGCTGCTTGTACTGAGAAAGCGTAAGGTCATATGCTTCAGGGCGtgactcctctctcttcccctttgttGCCCTGACAAGGCAGAGCAGCTCATTGGCATCATTTTGGGCTGCGAGGAACCCATCAGGCATTGCATACGTGCTCTCTTTTAGGGCACTGATTCTTGCAATCCGGGCATCGAAGGCCAGGCTGCTAAAGTCCGCATCCTCTGGGCCAGTCAGGTCGTCTGCCCAGACCTTCAGCACTGGCCCTCTGGTCAGCTCCCCTCCTTGCTTCCGAATCCCAACAGCCAGAGGTGGGCTGATTGGTTCTGGCATGGCTTGAGTCATCTGTGGTCGAAAGAGGCAAGAGACCTGGCGTGCGGGCCCTCCCTCCTCTTCATCCTCATCGCCGTCTTCATCCTGCCCTCGGGTCAGGAAGCAGTAGCTGAAAGGTCCCCGGCATCTCCAATTGCTGCCTTCCAGCTTGCGCAAGGGTAATGTCCTACACAGCTTTGAGTCTTTGTGAGCGGCCGGGGACCTTTTGTGAACTTTCCCCTCAGAGCTAAAGAACATCGAGCTTTGGGAAAAACTTTTGGTGAGCTTCTTCCCCAGGGGGAGTTCTGCTCGCCTTTCCGAGCTGGCCTCCTGTGCTTCCGTGACACCTGGACACTTTAAGCTGACCGCACCCTTGGTTCTCTCTTGGAGGGTCTCCAAACCTACAGATCCCGAGAGGATACTGCTGCTACGTCTCAGAGCCCTCTGGCTGGGGGATGTTCCGAGGCTCCCCCCTCTCAGATCCAGTGGCCGCCAGTTCACAGCCTCTCCGTATGCCAGATTTGCTTGGGAGAAATCATTAGGGTCTTGATTTGGAATTGGCACCTTTGATTCCGAGTGAATGTTTGATGGTAGCAGGATGGGATCAGCTTCAGGATGTTGAGACCAAGCTGAAGGCATGCCTCCTCGTCTCTCCTTCCCAGGCTCTGTCAAAGCTACACTAGGGGtagcagagaaacagagagaatcaTTAAGCATCTCATGGGGGGTCATTTTCACTGAATCTCTACATGCTGTTTGTCATCGCCCGAGGATGCACTCTAGAAGGGCCGGCATTTGTCAGGGTCACCCCCCTTTTCAAAGACTGCCTCCTGAGATCTCATCAGATTTCCATTTCAACACATTTCAAGAAATTCAGGGAGTCTGTTATTTCTGAAACTATGGGTTTCTTTGGAATTGGCTAGCAATCACAGTCGTTTTCAGAGACCATGGCGTTTCATGACTTGCCTTGCCCCCAGTATTTATCTAGCAGCGTTTAGACATGTAATTAGAAAACGTACCTCCTAGATCTCGACTATGCAAACATATTTATGACATTGAAGTTTCACTTCAAGGCAGTTAGGTGAATCCTGGCatcagttatctttttttttaaatggtctaaTTTAATGAATGCAAAGTAAACAAGGTCAACTTTTTTAAGAGGTCCCCACGAGGTCTGCCTGGTACTGGGTTTGAAGCAGAGACCCTGGACGAGTTGCCCAACTATTCTCAAAAAAGTTGTcatgtgaggggtgcctgagtggctcagtcattaagggtctgccttcgggtcaggtcatgatccccgggtcctgggatcgagccccgcatcgggttcactgcttggcgggaagcctgcttctccctctcacaactctccctgcttgtgttccctctctcgccgtctctgtcaaataaataaataaaaatcttaaaaaaaaaagttgtcatgtgaatttcaattaaaaaaattttttaaaaaagctgttatgtgaagaaaatatttctgcCTCACAGAATTTTAGTGAGAAGAGGGAAGTTAGGGGAAAGCTCTTTGTAAACCACGAAAGAGTAAACAGCATGCTTTAATTAGAGGTCAAGATGCTAGCGGAGTGACGAGTTAAGGAACATTCATAGACCCGTTTCCCAAGGCCGGGGATGTCAGTGGTGGGTTTTGTGAAAGGAGATCATCTTAAAAGGGCTGCAAATGAACCAAGGTAAGCTCTCCCTACCATCTACTGACCTAGTATGGAAGCAACACTGTTGATATACTTTGATATTTGAGAGTATGAAAGAACATCTGGTTTTTGCCCCAGGACGGCTGGCCGAGTGGATCGGTGAGAGGAATATGTGCCCACTGGGTGGCAGAATGGTGAAGATGGGCGCGGAAGGTGGCTGTTCTTGTTTCTACCTGtgcctatattttattcttttggggaaaataaagcaGCTCGTCGTGCATACCCCCAGAGCCTTCCTGACACCGAGGTGTGCCAGATACTGCAGAACACATCTCTAAGAGAGTCTTACAGAGTAGGGAGGGATGTTAAGTATTGCTGAAGGGCAAATGATCTTCCCCAACCCCTTTGATCTCCCCGCTACCCTGCTCTATTCTCCTTCCTTGCCCCTCAATGACGAAATGGCAAAAACAGAAATTTGAGGTCTTGAGAGGGACATTAAACTCTTGGGACTCTACGTCATACTGTCCTGTAACCAAAAGTCCTGCTGAACGCTGCTAAAAATCTACATTtagactttagaaaaaaaaatgtattgctcCACCACATTTTGGAAGCCAGCACAGAGCAAGATTCTCAAGAGTGGACGCCATTTCCACTATTGTTCCAGATCTAGGAACTTCAGTGTTCACTAAACACAGGGAAGGGGGATGCAGAATCAATGCTTGATAACCTGGCCACAGTTCTGCAgcctttaaacaaaattttaacttttagttTTCTTCCAGACTTTATACTTTTAGGTTTGTCGTAAATCTGGTTTACATGCTTCCGGGGTGTAATGCGAAGCACTAAATCCATCATTGCTGTACCTGTGGTTTCCTTAATCTTGGGGAGTCGATGACATCCATCTCTCAAAGTGCCAAACAGGGGTTCCGCATTAATAGCTGTGTGCAGGGCAGGCACTGTCATCCGTGGACACATCCCTTCCGTCTGGGGGTGTAATTCCTTAAAGGTGGCTCCGTGGGGGGGCAGCCCAGCGGCTCTCTCCTCGGAAGGAACGTAACTCATGCCTTTCCCCGAAGTCTCGGGAATCAGGTGCTTCCCCATAGCGGGGCAGAGTGGGGACTCCACAGGTGCGGCACAGGTGCCACAGCCCGCCTCCACTGACGAGCCTTGGGAGCTCTGTAGAGAAAAATGGCACTCGCCTTGTAACGATGACATCCGCTTGGCCAAGTGGTAGTCACAAAGGCGGGCCACGCTCTCTTCCGCCTCGGGAAGCTTGGAAGGATGGTCACAGGTGGACGGATCAGTATCCTCGGGGTTATCTAAGTCTTTGGCTGAAGATACACAGGTCACGTCAGTTAAGAAGTGGTCCCGTTGGCCAAGTGCGGAAACCTCACCGGCTTCTCCATCAGGAGCGCCTTCGTCCTTCTCTTCCGCCTCCCTTGTCCCCAGACCAGAAGCTCTCGGGAACGTTATCCCCGTTGCCGCTTCCAACCCACTTTGCTCAGTCACCGCCCCCTCAGCGGCCATGTACCATCTTTGGCTGTCCTTGCGAAAGGCAGTTCTTTCCAGGTTAAAAGTGCTTAGGTGTTGACTGTCCCTTGAAGATACAGTACCAAATTTACCTttggcttcctcctctgcctcgGCCGTTTTGGCCCCCTGCTGCTTTTTCCCTGGCATGTTTGCACTAGGGGCCGCCTTCCCCTCCCCATCGGCCagcttgcttttccttttgctgGTGCAGGAATACACCACCGACCCCATGTGCAGTTTGCTAAAGTAGTCGGTGACCGACTTGGTCTCCATGGTTTCGGGCTCCATCTCCATGGGGTCTGGGTGAAGGATCTGCTTGGAAGGCACAACTTTGGGCGGGAGGTCAGTCACTGGGCGGGTGGCCAGGGCGTGGGAGGACTTGGGAGGCAAGCCCCCGGCAGGGGTTTTGGAGGTGGGGAACTCGGTCTGCTCCTCTGCAAGGGGGTGGTATCCTTCGTGAGTGGCCAAGAACATGCGGGAGAGGCTTTCTGACTGCTTCTGTGCTGTGGCCAGTTCAGAGCTCTCAGTCATTTCAGAAGAGTTAGTCTCATTGCCCGAGTCTGACGAAGACTCGGGACTATAAGCCCGCAAGATGGCTACACCTGCATGCCGTAAAAGACAAGAGCCGATTAATGGATGCATCAGAGGCACTAGGAGACACGTAAATGGGACTCGttattataaaacaacaacaacaacaacaacaacaaaagacaaacaaaaaaccaaggtTTTCCCTTTGCAGTAAGGACTCTGAGTTTATTGCACAATTGTTCCAGAAATGGGGGGAAATACGtgccacatatttaaaaaaacaaaaaaacaaaaaaacgaaggAAACCACGTACACAGAAAACCCATGATGGTAGTTTCAACACACTTATGAAATGGGACATGCGTGAAATGGAGAACAGCACACAACAGGACTTCAGGGGTAAATGGCTTGAGAGGATGCAATGCATGGTTATCAGTGAATAAATGTAACAATCGTGAAAGAACCTGAATTGTCACTGGTCTGCTGTTCTTCTGACACGGACAGAGCTTCTAGAGCTTCCAGCGTGGAAACCACGGTGTTATCCAGGCCCTTCTCACACTTGCCCTCGGCGCTGGTGGGCACAGCGTCAATGAGGGACACGGGGATCTCATCACTTTGCAGACTCCTGCCTGGCTCCTTGTCCTCGAGGAAGGACGCTGCCTGGCTCTGGGAGTCCTCTTCATCTGAACTATCTCGAAAGCCAGGTGGGGGTGCGGCGATGGCCATGTTCAAGGAACGCAACAGGAAGTCATCCTCATTGTCATCCCCTTCTGGAGGGGGCAGGGATGTGAGGTCAATGATGTCATCGCTTGACCCAGACAGGTTGAGGATGGCTGGCTGGTTCATCTCTCCCACCACGAGGTCCTCCTCACAGCTCACCTCATCTTCGTCCTCCGCGTCATCGGTGTTTTCTGCGTAACAGATGTCGTGCAGGAGGGGCTCCTCTATCCCCTCGGCGGCCTCAAAGTTTTTGACATCACCTATGTTTGCATAAACGGAATTTGCCACAAACTGGATGCTCTCAGCATCAGGAGTGAGATCCAGGCCCTTCATGTCATTGGCACTGCCGATGTAGAGATTCCTCTGCTTCTCCAGCAGTTCCGGGCTCTCCTCCAGTAGTCTATCGTAGCCGAGAGTCGGGGGATTCATGCCATCATCCAAGGCGAGATCTCCGAAAATAAAGGACACTTTAGCTCCTCTCGGAGACTCCTGGGCTTTCTTTAGTGTTTCCGGTCCTGAGAGGGTCAGCAGGGACCGCTGAGCTAGAGTCCTGTAGTCGGCCTCACACGGAGCATCTCCCGGCTGGGTCAGCGGCTGGTTGAGTTCGTCTGGATTATAGGTGCTGTCTATATACAGGTGCCGGTGGTCTTTGGGACACAAGGTGCCGTCCGAAATATCGACCGTCTTCTGTTTTGAATCTATATATGTTATTTGGGCTTCTTGCTCCCCTTCGCCAATAAAGGTGGTCATCTGGGGTATACAGTTCCAATCGGGGCCAAGGAGGTtatgctttcctttattttcagttcCTAAGGAGAAAGAATCATGCAAAGACAACGTTACTGTGAGGCCTGGTTTCTTAATTTCATGGCTTGTAGCATCATCACTTTTGTAAATACGGTCATGCAGCCTTCCGGATATGGTACCAGTCGATGGAGGCTTCAGGTGTCAGGATTTCCTGGTTAGGAGAACTGACCTTAACAAAATCGATCCCACACAAAATATAATTGCTATCTGATAAAAAAGAATACCATCCGAGTATGGGGAACTGCAGCTTAACTCCATCTGACCCTTGGTTCTATTATTAGAAGACCTCATTTCCATCTATGAATGGGAATATACAAAATGCCTTTCAAATTCCTTAAAGGCCACAGTCCAATCAGTTGTCATTCCAGAAAATAGATTCCCCTTTTCTCGGTAAAGTGAGATCTGACATCCCCCACTTTGTGGACGAAGATGTTGGACTTTTTCCTCATTGAGTTAAGAGAAAGTCAAGGAACCGCATACTTCCACCACGTATTTTAGGAACTATTGTATAATGTGATAATGTCACAATAAAAATAgtctaatatatacatacataaaaatatgataatattGTAATGATAGTAGAAAAACCTCTATCCTCAGCCTTTGTAtatcctagtgagtgtgaagaCATCCACGCATAAAGCTTAGGATGGATGCTTGCGCGTGTGCGCGCACATGCACACGTGTATGAGTGCATAACGTGGAGCACGTCACAGGTAATGTGCTTCTCTCTActatttcttctccctttttaagattttatttatttgacagagagacacagtgaaagagggaacacaagcagggggagtgggagagggagaagcaggcttcccgccgaccggggagcccgatgcggggctcgatcccaggaccctgggatcatgacctgagccgaaggcagacgcttgacgactgagccacccaggtgcccctatttcttctcttttctttttttccccctctctgctATTTCTAAGCATAGTTAACAGTTTGGCTAATTTCAATTTTTACTGGTATCAGGAGAACTCCTGAAGATTTGTTTGATGTTCCTCATGAATTAAAATTGCAAAaccctaatttaaaaatcattgttttggTTGTTCCTCAAGGGTCTTCCAGTAGGGAATTTTGATGTGGAAATTTTGCTCTGACATTTAACAAGACAAGGCGGTGTGTCATTCTGTCAATACTGCTTTGTAGATTCCAGAGGAAACATTCTGAGGAAGTGTTGGGGACACACATTCTCCCATTACTGCCCTCAAATTGCCCCCTGGCCTAGGTCTGGATAATACTGACATCAGATGTACAAGACATATGGGAAGAAAATCAGTTCTACCGAAGATGTTTTTGCTTCCTGCAAGTTATACACATTAAACTCAATGCTGAACGCTGTTCCAAGTCCTTTAGctaaatgcatatattttcacATGAGTGGCAAGTAAAGATACAATTCTGAAGACACTGAGCTACACAAGAACCATATTTACACGTTACCTTATGATAAACAGACCTGTGGGGGTTCAGCATTGTTTTATGAACAATTTCGATTATGACTGGCTGCGTGTGGGGCTGCGTGTGTAGCGCACGCTCGTGTATGTCAGGGGATTGACTTGCTGCGAGACAGCAGTTTAGCAAAGCCAGGACAGAGCTCTGGGTTTAAACTAGTGGCTGGCAAATTTTTCCTGTAAAGGGAGGGCTAGATGGTAGACgtttttaggttttgtgggccaaCTGCTCAGTCG includes:
- the FRMPD4 gene encoding FERM and PDZ domain-containing protein 4 isoform X4, encoding MDVFSFVKIAKLSSHRTKSSGWPPPSGTWGLNQAPPYGWEMTANRDGRDCFINHMTQGIPFDDPRLESCQILPPAPRRVEMRRDPVLGFGFVAGSEKPVVVRSVTPGGPSEGKLIPGDQIVMINDEPVSAAPRERVIDLVRSCKESILLTVIQPYPSPKSAFISAAKKARLKSNPVKVRFSEEVIINGQVSETVKDNSLLFMPNVLKVYLENGQTKSFRFDCNTSIKDVILTLQEKLSIKGIEHFSLMLEQRTEGAGTKLLLLHEQETLTQVTQRPSSHKMRCLFRISFVPKDPIDLLRRDPVAFEYLYVQSCNDVVQERFGPELKYDIALRLAALQMYIATVTTKQTQKISLKYIEKEWGLETFLPSAVLQSMKEKNIKKALSHLVKANQNLVPPGKKLSALQAKVHYLKFLSDLRLYGGRVFKATLVQAEKRSEVTLLVGPRYGISHVINTKTNLVALLADFSHVNRIEMFTEEDSLVRVELHVLDVKPITLLMESSDAMNLACLTAGYYRLLVDSRRSIFNMANKKNTGTQETGTENKGKHNLLGPDWNCIPQMTTFIGEGEQEAQITYIDSKQKTVDISDGTLCPKDHRHLYIDSTYNPDELNQPLTQPGDAPCEADYRTLAQRSLLTLSGPETLKKAQESPRGAKVSFIFGDLALDDGMNPPTLGYDRLLEESPELLEKQRNLYIGSANDMKGLDLTPDAESIQFVANSVYANIGDVKNFEAAEGIEEPLLHDICYAENTDDAEDEDEVSCEEDLVVGEMNQPAILNLSGSSDDIIDLTSLPPPEGDDNEDDFLLRSLNMAIAAPPPGFRDSSDEEDSQSQAASFLEDKEPGRSLQSDEIPVSLIDAVPTSAEGKCEKGLDNTVVSTLEALEALSVSEEQQTSDNSGVAILRAYSPESSSDSGNETNSSEMTESSELATAQKQSESLSRMFLATHEGYHPLAEEQTEFPTSKTPAGGLPPKSSHALATRPVTDLPPKVVPSKQILHPDPMEMEPETMETKSVTDYFSKLHMGSVVYSCTSKRKSKLADGEGKAAPSANMPGKKQQGAKTAEAEEEAKGKFGTVSSRDSQHLSTFNLERTAFRKDSQRWYMAAEGAVTEQSGLEAATGITFPRASGLGTREAEEKDEGAPDGEAGEVSALGQRDHFLTDVTCVSSAKDLDNPEDTDPSTCDHPSKLPEAEESVARLCDYHLAKRMSSLQGECHFSLQSSQGSSVEAGCGTCAAPVESPLCPAMGKHLIPETSGKGMSYVPSEERAAGLPPHGATFKELHPQTEGMCPRMTVPALHTAINAEPLFGTLRDGCHRLPKIKETTALTEPGKERRGGMPSAWSQHPEADPILLPSNIHSESKVPIPNQDPNDFSQANLAYGEAVNWRPLDLRGGSLGTSPSQRALRRSSSILSGSVGLETLQERTKGAVSLKCPGVTEAQEASSERRAELPLGKKLTKSFSQSSMFFSSEGKVHKRSPAAHKDSKLCRTLPLRKLEGSNWRCRGPFSYCFLTRGQDEDGDEDEEEGGPARQVSCLFRPQMTQAMPEPISPPLAVGIRKQGGELTRGPVLKVWADDLTGPEDADFSSLAFDARIARISALKESTYAMPDGFLAAQNDANELLCLVRATKGKREESRPEAYDLTLSQYKQLLSIESRQLGSACRKLAMAEKSPEEMLLAMTSSFQVLCCLTEACMRLVKVVNSETQRQEIVAKINEVVINYICLLKAAEAATGKTSGDPNVGLSARHSTTMAALVSTLMRSLKMLLNK
- the FRMPD4 gene encoding FERM and PDZ domain-containing protein 4 isoform X2; its protein translation is MAATWSLLCLSHRTKSSGWPPPSGTWGLNQAPPYGWEMTANRDGRDCFINHMTQGIPFDDPRLESCQILPPAPRRVEMRRDPVLGFGFVAGSEKPVVVRSVTPGGPSEGKLIPGDQIVMINDEPVSAAPRERVIDLVRSCKESILLTVIQPYPSPKSAFISAAKKARLKSNPVKVRFSEEVIINGQVSETVKDNSLLFMPNVLKVYLENGQTKSFRFDCNTSIKDVILTLQEKLSIKGIEHFSLMLEQRTEGAGTKLLLLHEQETLTQVTQRPSSHKMRCLFRISFVPKDPIDLLRRDPVAFEYLYVQSCNDVVQERFGPELKYDIALRLAALQMYIATVTTKQTQKISLKYIEKEWGLETFLPSAVLQSMKEKNIKKALSHLVKANQNLVPPGKKLSALQAKVHYLKFLSDLRLYGGRVFKATLVQAEKRSEVTLLVGPRYGISHVINTKTNLVALLADFSHVNRIEMFTEEDSLVRVELHVLDVKPITLLMESSDAMNLACLTAGYYRLLVDSRRSIFNMANKKNTGTQETGTENKGKHNLLGPDWNCIPQMTTFIGEGEQEAQITYIDSKQKTVDISDGTLCPKDHRHLYIDSTYNPDELNQPLTQPGDAPCEADYRTLAQRSLLTLSGPETLKKAQESPRGAKVSFIFGDLALDDGMNPPTLGYDRLLEESPELLEKQRNLYIGSANDMKGLDLTPDAESIQFVANSVYANIGDVKNFEAAEGIEEPLLHDICYAENTDDAEDEDEVSCEEDLVVGEMNQPAILNLSGSSDDIIDLTSLPPPEGDDNEDDFLLRSLNMAIAAPPPGFRDSSDEEDSQSQAASFLEDKEPGRSLQSDEIPVSLIDAVPTSAEGKCEKGLDNTVVSTLEALEALSVSEEQQTSDNSGVAILRAYSPESSSDSGNETNSSEMTESSELATAQKQSESLSRMFLATHEGYHPLAEEQTEFPTSKTPAGGLPPKSSHALATRPVTDLPPKVVPSKQILHPDPMEMEPETMETKSVTDYFSKLHMGSVVYSCTSKRKSKLADGEGKAAPSANMPGKKQQGAKTAEAEEEAKGKFGTVSSRDSQHLSTFNLERTAFRKDSQRWYMAAEGAVTEQSGLEAATGITFPRASGLGTREAEEKDEGAPDGEAGEVSALGQRDHFLTDVTCVSSAKDLDNPEDTDPSTCDHPSKLPEAEESVARLCDYHLAKRMSSLQGECHFSLQSSQGSSVEAGCGTCAAPVESPLCPAMGKHLIPETSGKGMSYVPSEERAAGLPPHGATFKELHPQTEGMCPRMTVPALHTAINAEPLFGTLRDGCHRLPKIKETTV
- the FRMPD4 gene encoding FERM and PDZ domain-containing protein 4 isoform X1 yields the protein MDVFSFVKIAKLSSHRTKSSGWPPPSGTWGLNQAPPYGWEMTANRDGRDCFINHMTQGIPFDDPRLESCQILPPAPRRVEMRRDPVLGFGFVAGSEKPVVVRSVTPGGPSEGKLIPGDQIVMINDEPVSAAPRERVIDLVRSCKESILLTVIQPYPSPKSAFISAAKKARLKSNPVKVRFSEEVIINGQVSETVKDNSLLFMPNVLKVYLENGQTKSFRFDCNTSIKDVILTLQEKLSIKGIEHFSLMLEQRTEGAGTKLLLLHEQETLTQVTQRPSSHKMRCLFRISFVPKDPIDLLRRDPVAFEYLYVQSCNDVVQERFGPELKYDIALRLAALQMYIATVTTKQTQKISLKYIEKEWGLETFLPSAVLQSMKEKNIKKALSHLVKANQNLVPPGKKLSALQAKVHYLKFLSDLRLYGGRVFKATLVQAEKRSEVTLLVGPRYGISHVINTKTNLVALLADFSHVNRIEMFTEEDSLVRVELHVLDVKPITLLMESSDAMNLACLTAGYYRLLVDSRRSIFNMANKKNTGTQETGTENKGKHNLLGPDWNCIPQMTTFIGEGEQEAQITYIDSKQKTVDISDGTLCPKDHRHLYIDSTYNPDELNQPLTQPGDAPCEADYRTLAQRSLLTLSGPETLKKAQESPRGAKVSFIFGDLALDDGMNPPTLGYDRLLEESPELLEKQRNLYIGSANDMKGLDLTPDAESIQFVANSVYANIGDVKNFEAAEGIEEPLLHDICYAENTDDAEDEDEVSCEEDLVVGEMNQPAILNLSGSSDDIIDLTSLPPPEGDDNEDDFLLRSLNMAIAAPPPGFRDSSDEEDSQSQAASFLEDKEPGRSLQSDEIPVSLIDAVPTSAEGKCEKGLDNTVVSTLEALEALSVSEEQQTSDNSGVAILRAYSPESSSDSGNETNSSEMTESSELATAQKQSESLSRMFLATHEGYHPLAEEQTEFPTSKTPAGGLPPKSSHALATRPVTDLPPKVVPSKQILHPDPMEMEPETMETKSVTDYFSKLHMGSVVYSCTSKRKSKLADGEGKAAPSANMPGKKQQGAKTAEAEEEAKGKFGTVSSRDSQHLSTFNLERTAFRKDSQRWYMAAEGAVTEQSGLEAATGITFPRASGLGTREAEEKDEGAPDGEAGEVSALGQRDHFLTDVTCVSSAKDLDNPEDTDPSTCDHPSKLPEAEESVARLCDYHLAKRMSSLQGECHFSLQSSQGSSVEAGCGTCAAPVESPLCPAMGKHLIPETSGKGMSYVPSEERAAGLPPHGATFKELHPQTEGMCPRMTVPALHTAINAEPLFGTLRDGCHRLPKIKETTV